In Paralichthys olivaceus isolate ysfri-2021 chromosome 13, ASM2471397v2, whole genome shotgun sequence, the following are encoded in one genomic region:
- the hdac9b gene encoding histone deacetylase 9-B yields MLQTIYEGESSFSTTDGRVGHQQLLNQSKMHNMNNSVDIKTDVPLAVDPLSPLDLRTDLRMLGPGSDPGLWERQLQQELLLIQKQQQIQKQLLISEFQKQHEKLTRQHQAQLQEHLKLQQELQAMKQQQELAEKERRLEQQQQQNQQEKEQERHRREQHVSSLSLRGKERSRESAVASTEVKQKLQEFLLSKSAKDPATNGASHSFMHHPKLWYTSSHHTSLDQSSSPLGGTSPNCQYTLPSPIESKDDFPLRKTASEPNLKVRSRLKQKVAERRSSPMLKRREGNIMTPYKKRALELMDSTPTNSAPGSGPSSPIGASSALGAENGPSSLPTTTKTERWPSQPRLFRPEGSVSMLSLYTSPSLPNISLGLSTASSPISAAMGLKDRSTEIRHGLPGNLLGPVPLQTGLESKVSPSHQALLQHLLQKEQMRQQKILSSGPGSMSSHPQSPLAMKDRPSSSRPKLPKHRPLNRTQSAPLPQNTLAQLVIQQQHQHFLEKQKQYQQQIHINKLLSKSIEQLRQPNAHLQESEEELEEQQQHGEQMESMQEDRLPPGGVIRKHTLSSSSSSGSSGELPDAHFGVIRVKEEPVDSEDEALSGPSLESVQSTYLHQVKGRLVIRAMI; encoded by the exons TGGACATTAAGACTGACGTGCCATTGGCTGTGGATCCCCTATCTCCATTGGACCTGCGCACAGACCTGAGAATGCTGGGGCCAGGCTCGGACCCAGGATTGTGGGagaggcagctgcagcaggagctgcTCCTCattcagaagcagcagcagatccagaAGCAGTTACTAATCAGCGAGTTTCAGAAGCAGCATGAGAAGTTGACCCGTCAGCATCAGGCTCAGCTTCAGGAGCACCTTAAG CTCCAGCAGGAGCTCCAGGccatgaagcagcagcaggaactcGCAGAGAAGGAGCGTcgtctggagcagcagcagcagcagaaccagcaggagaaggagcaggagaggcaTCGACGAGAGCAGCATGTTTCCAGCCTGAGCCTCAGGGGCAAGGAGCGCTCCAGAGAGA GTGCAGTGGCCAGTACGGAAGTGAAGCAGAAACTCCAAGAGTTTCTGTTGAGCAAATCAGCCAAGGACCCTGCTACTAATGGAGCCAGTCATTCTTTCATGCACCACCCAAAACTCTGGTACAC GTCTTCTCATCACACATCACTGGACCAAAGCTCTTCTCCTCTGGGCGGCACATCCCCCAACTGCCAGTACACTCTGCCATCACCCATAGAGAGCAAGGACGACTTCCCCTTGAGGAAGACAG cCTCTGAGCCCAACCTGAAGGTACGATCCAGACTGAAGCAGAAAgttgcagagaggaggagcagtccGATGCttaagagaagagaaggaaacaTCATGACTCCATATAAGAAGAGGGCCTTAGAGCTAATGG ACTCTACACCCACTAACAGTGCCCCTGGCTCCGGCCCCAGCTCTCCCATAGGGGCCTCCAGTGCCTTGGGGGCTGAAAATGGACCCTCTTCTCTGCCTACTACCACAAAAACTGAG AGATGGCCTTCACAGCCGAGATTATTCCGACCGGAGGGCTCTGTGTCCATGCTGAGCTTATACACATCTCCCTCCTTACCCAACATTTCCCTGGGGCTTTCGACTGCGTCCTCACCCATTAGC gCTGCCATGGGGTTGAAAGACAGATCAACAGAAATCAGACATGGGCTGCCTGGGAATCTCCTGGGCCCCGTGCCTCTTCAGACAGGCCTGGAGTCTAAGGTGAGCCCCAGTCACCAGGCTCTCCTCCAACACCTCCTCCAGAAGGAGCAGATGAGGCAGCAGAAGATCCTCTCCTCTG GCCCTGGCTCCATGTCGTCCCACCCTCAGTCCCCTCTGGCCATGAAGGATCGCCCCTCCAGCAGTCGTCCTAAGCTACCAAAACACCGGCCCTTGAACCGAACCCAGTCGGCTCCACTGCCCCAAAACACACTGGCCCAACTTGTCATCCAGCAGCAACACCAGCACTTCctggagaagcagaaacagtACCAGCAGCAGATCCACATAAATAAG ctgTTGTCCAAGTCCATAGAGCAGTTACGTCAGCCCAATGCGCACCTGCAGGAGTCGgaggaagagctggaggagcagcagcagcatggggAGCAGATGGAGAGCATGCAGGAGGACAGGCTGCCCCCTGGAGGAGTCATCCGGAAGCACacgctcagcagcagcagcagcagtggctccAGTGGCGAGCTCCCAGACGCCCACTTTGGGGTCATCAGGGTCAAGGAGGAGCCAGTTGACAGCGAGGACGAGGCGCTGAGCGGCCCGAGCTTAGAGTCAGTGCAGAGCACCTATCTCCACCAGGTCAAAGGGAGACTGGTGATAAGAGCCATGATCTGA